The stretch of DNA ATGTATTGGTAGCGGTGCACGCCGGTGATGGCCGGTGGGCCCGAGCCGATGTAGTGACTCAGCCGGGCCTCGTTCGGCAGGGTCACCGCGCCGGCGGGCATCAGCGCGCTGTCGGGAGCCCCGGCATCCGCATCGAGGTGCGTCGTCGATGCCGGCAGGTTAAACACGGCCCAGTGCCAGAAGCCCGAGCCGGTGGGCGCATCCGGGTCGTAACAGGTGAGCGCAAAACTGCGCGTCTCGTTCGGAAAACCCGACCATGAGAGTTGCGGCGATCGGTCCTGGCCGCCCATCGCTGCTTCATATTGCGGTAGCGCGAGCGGGCCACCGTCAACGAAATCGGTGCTCGTCAGGGTGAACAGTGGCACCGTCTTGAACCGGGCCAGTGGGTCATCAGTCATCGTCGACCTCCTTCTTCTCCCTCAGCCTACGGTTCACGGCTCGGTCGTGTCCTGAAAACATCATGGATGCTCGACAACGGCAGGA from Leifsonia psychrotolerans encodes:
- a CDS encoding YbhB/YbcL family Raf kinase inhibitor-like protein codes for the protein MTDDPLARFKTVPLFTLTSTDFVDGGPLALPQYEAAMGGQDRSPQLSWSGFPNETRSFALTCYDPDAPTGSGFWHWAVFNLPASTTHLDADAGAPDSALMPAGAVTLPNEARLSHYIGSGPPAITGVHRYQYIVHALDLPTLDLDPQSTPGKLGFTLFFHTLARGVLQGTAKQPD